A genomic region of Chloracidobacterium sp. contains the following coding sequences:
- a CDS encoding carboxypeptidase regulatory-like domain-containing protein — MKILIGLIFVGITVTILCNNASAQEMCVIPEQKVSSIKGIVAFVGAENRIKGAKINLKAKNESDKSITEVETDQDGLFEIKGARKGKYNLVVSYPNAVTLYVPISLSKSGNDKYLHITLGAIIGETCGGGDVELVDESK, encoded by the coding sequence ATGAAAATATTAATTGGCTTGATTTTCGTTGGTATAACAGTGACGATCCTTTGCAATAACGCGTCGGCGCAAGAAATGTGTGTCATACCGGAGCAAAAAGTTAGCAGCATCAAAGGAATCGTGGCTTTTGTTGGAGCAGAAAACCGCATTAAGGGCGCTAAAATCAACCTAAAAGCCAAAAACGAAAGTGACAAGAGCATAACCGAAGTGGAAACGGACCAAGACGGTTTGTTTGAAATCAAAGGGGCTCGCAAGGGCAAATATAATCTAGTTGTTTCCTATCCAAACGCGGTTACCTTGTACGTTCCGATAAGCCTTAGCAAAAGCGGGAACGATAAATATCTGCACATTACATTAGGAGCCATCATTGGCGAAACTTGTGGTGGCGGCGACGTAGAGCTTGTCGATGAATCGAAATGA
- a CDS encoding helix-turn-helix transcriptional regulator — protein MRLKKWLYTVEAMAGRPAEKEAPFFGKRLSAVRRSKGLTQQQLADKLGIKRSLIDYYETRSPNPALDFIERSAAALEVSVAELLGSEPNTSRARPGPASQLQRKFEQVKLLPREKQKFVLQFLDTVLENNQQKA, from the coding sequence ATGAGATTGAAAAAGTGGCTTTATACTGTCGAAGCTATGGCAGGCAGACCAGCAGAAAAAGAAGCTCCGTTTTTTGGTAAAAGACTTTCGGCGGTGCGCCGCAGTAAAGGCTTAACCCAGCAGCAACTGGCAGACAAACTCGGCATCAAGCGCTCGCTGATCGATTACTACGAGACCCGCTCGCCGAACCCGGCTCTCGATTTCATCGAACGCTCCGCCGCCGCTCTCGAAGTCTCGGTAGCCGAACTCCTCGGCAGCGAGCCGAACACGTCACGAGCCAGACCCGGCCCGGCTTCGCAACTTCAACGCAAGTTCGAGCAGGTCAAGCTCCTCCCCCGCGAAAAGCAAAAGTTCGTTCTCCAATTCCTCGATACCGTTTTAGAGAACAACCAGCAAAAGGCGTGA
- a CDS encoding toprim domain-containing protein — protein MILDSFFYGNRKRGHSGIEANYQPGGCGSVAGVELRKKGRQLWGLCPFHEDTEPSFAVDERKGLWNCLGKCGEGGDAFSFVMKADGIGFAEAFALLQEIEPQRRRDAEEDKQLTTDNRPQTTALEYLEKAVSYYHKSLVKNEKAIAYLQSRGITPEAVRVFRLGYVDGTLRGRVNPDGRRSLESLGLLNEKGNETMYGSVVFPLVDAGTNQAVGLYARHTEKQQHLYLSGKRRGLFNPAGAKETDEIVLTESVIDALALWSIGIRNVTCAYGVNALTDEILAHLQESRIRRVVLMLDADDAGREAALKFAEKLSAIGIESRTVDLPAKDASEFVVNGGTLEAVQRLIEPQRRGDGETAETRAAGSVPLPDGTLQIVLDNREYRVRGLTGVGLEKLKINLRLNVGNLFHLDTLDLYQARARANFAQIAAKHCRVNESVINADLLSLIETLEAERLSMRKTSTNEAESTAAMTEAEKREAIAFLKDEKLCERIVEDFRRCGLVGERSTVLTAYLGSISRKLTEPLALLIVARSGAGKSALQDALCAFVPPEELVRVTRLTGQALFYKDPYSLQRKMLVIAEDEGAMQAVYSLRTLASDQRLSIAATRTDPATGKLSTEHYEVFGPVVIVITTTSAEAFDEETRSRFVQLSMNESIEQTRIILSQQRHQHSLSGVLEKAESEEIKRLHHHAQRMLKPLAVVNPFVEHLTYPSERLIHRREQRKYLSLINSIALLHQYQERSKPRNAARSRSNMSRSSCPILHSRTSWPRRSSARQWTSWRRPCVECSRR, from the coding sequence ATGATACTTGACAGCTTTTTCTATGGCAATCGAAAACGAGGACATTCTGGCATTGAAGCAAACTATCAGCCTGGCGGATGTGGTTCGGTCGCGGGGGTTGAGCTGCGGAAGAAAGGGCGGCAGCTTTGGGGGCTTTGTCCGTTTCATGAAGATACGGAGCCGTCGTTTGCCGTCGATGAAAGAAAAGGCTTGTGGAACTGCCTGGGCAAATGCGGCGAGGGCGGGGACGCGTTCAGCTTTGTGATGAAAGCGGACGGGATCGGCTTTGCGGAGGCCTTTGCTTTATTGCAGGAAATTGAACCGCAGAGACGCCGAGACGCCGAGGAGGATAAGCAACTGACCACTGATAACCGGCCACAGACCACTGCTTTGGAATATCTGGAGAAAGCCGTCAGCTACTATCACAAATCGCTGGTGAAAAATGAGAAGGCGATCGCTTATTTGCAAAGTCGCGGGATCACGCCGGAAGCGGTCCGGGTCTTTCGCCTGGGCTATGTTGACGGCACACTGCGCGGGCGTGTGAACCCGGACGGTCGTAGGAGTCTCGAATCACTTGGACTTTTGAATGAGAAAGGCAATGAGACGATGTACGGCTCGGTGGTCTTTCCGCTCGTTGACGCGGGCACGAATCAAGCAGTCGGTCTTTACGCCCGGCACACGGAAAAGCAGCAGCACTTGTATCTTTCGGGCAAGCGGCGAGGGCTTTTCAATCCGGCGGGAGCAAAAGAGACGGACGAGATCGTCCTGACCGAGAGCGTGATCGACGCTTTGGCTCTGTGGTCGATCGGCATCAGGAATGTGACTTGTGCCTACGGCGTGAACGCTCTGACGGATGAGATCCTCGCGCACCTGCAGGAATCCCGGATCAGACGAGTCGTGCTAATGCTCGACGCGGACGATGCGGGCCGCGAAGCCGCCCTAAAGTTCGCCGAGAAGCTATCGGCAATCGGCATAGAAAGCCGCACGGTCGATCTTCCGGCAAAAGACGCATCGGAGTTCGTTGTAAATGGCGGAACGCTTGAGGCGGTCCAAAGACTTATTGAACCGCAGAGACGCGGAGACGGAGAGACGGCGGAAACGCGGGCCGCAGGGAGTGTGCCTTTGCCCGATGGAACATTGCAGATCGTTCTCGACAATCGGGAATACAGAGTGCGCGGGCTGACGGGCGTCGGACTTGAGAAGCTGAAAATAAACTTGCGTCTTAATGTGGGGAATCTCTTTCACCTGGACACGCTCGATCTTTATCAGGCAAGAGCGAGGGCGAACTTCGCGCAGATAGCCGCCAAGCATTGCCGCGTGAACGAATCTGTTATCAATGCCGATCTACTTTCGCTGATCGAAACGCTCGAAGCCGAAAGGCTGTCGATGCGAAAGACCTCGACCAATGAAGCGGAATCGACGGCGGCGATGACCGAGGCCGAGAAGCGGGAGGCGATAGCTTTCCTGAAAGACGAAAAGCTGTGTGAGCGAATAGTGGAGGACTTCCGGCGGTGCGGTCTGGTGGGCGAACGCTCGACGGTGTTGACGGCTTACCTGGGGTCGATCAGCCGGAAACTGACGGAACCGCTTGCCCTGCTTATCGTCGCCCGTTCGGGTGCTGGCAAATCGGCATTGCAGGACGCTCTCTGTGCGTTTGTGCCGCCGGAGGAGCTTGTCAGGGTTACGAGGCTGACCGGCCAGGCTCTTTTCTACAAAGACCCTTATTCATTGCAAAGAAAGATGCTGGTGATCGCCGAGGACGAAGGAGCGATGCAGGCCGTCTACTCACTTAGGACGCTTGCCTCGGATCAGAGGCTTTCGATCGCGGCGACCCGGACGGACCCGGCGACCGGGAAACTTTCGACGGAACATTACGAAGTCTTTGGACCCGTTGTGATCGTGATAACGACGACCTCAGCCGAAGCGTTCGACGAGGAGACCCGCAGCCGCTTTGTGCAGCTTTCGATGAACGAATCGATCGAGCAGACGCGGATCATTCTTTCACAGCAGCGGCATCAGCACAGTCTTTCGGGAGTGCTGGAAAAGGCGGAATCGGAAGAGATCAAACGGCTGCATCACCACGCCCAAAGAATGCTCAAACCGCTGGCCGTCGTCAACCCTTTTGTCGAACATCTGACCTACCCCAGCGAAAGACTCATCCACCGCCGAGAGCAAAGAAAGTATCTCTCGCTTATCAACTCGATAGCACTTCTTCACCAATATCAAGAGAGATCAAAACCGCGAAACGCGGCGAGATCGAGATCGAATATGTCGAGGTCGAGCTGTCCGATATTGCACTCGCGAACGAGCTGGCCGAGGAGATCCTCGGCAAGGCAATGGACGAGCTGGCGCCGCCCGTGCGTGGAATGTTCGAGGCGATAA
- a CDS encoding tyrosine-type recombinase/integrase: MWTENQKQKLELLRGRFIEYLTAVNYSPATLVNYSRDARVFLDWLVENTALNSIADVTAAHLSQYQISLYRLETEDEKTGRKKQRLSAGAQANKLAAMKRFFLWLWQEGVIVHNPSASIQMPKQPKMLPRNILTPAEAKRLIESIPIEKARDIRDRSILEVMYATGIRRAELVSLTIYDVEMQTGTLRIEHGKGNETRLVPLTQSSQTALKLYLEQARTAFASQPGQIRLFVSSRSGGPLDVDDIRRIVRKWTKNANIKRTSRRTR; this comes from the coding sequence ATGTGGACGGAGAATCAAAAGCAAAAACTGGAGCTTCTAAGAGGCCGCTTTATCGAATATCTGACGGCCGTAAACTACTCGCCGGCGACGCTTGTAAACTACTCTCGCGATGCACGGGTCTTCCTCGATTGGCTGGTGGAAAACACCGCCTTGAACTCCATCGCCGACGTGACGGCCGCGCATCTTTCGCAGTATCAGATATCACTCTATCGCCTCGAAACCGAGGACGAAAAGACCGGACGAAAGAAGCAGAGACTGTCTGCCGGAGCACAGGCCAACAAACTGGCGGCGATGAAGCGGTTCTTTCTCTGGCTGTGGCAGGAAGGCGTCATCGTTCACAACCCGTCCGCGTCGATCCAGATGCCGAAGCAGCCGAAGATGCTCCCGCGAAATATCCTCACCCCCGCCGAAGCGAAGCGGCTGATCGAGAGCATCCCGATAGAGAAAGCGAGAGACATTCGCGACCGCTCCATTCTGGAGGTGATGTACGCAACCGGCATCAGGAGAGCGGAGCTTGTGAGCCTTACGATCTACGATGTGGAGATGCAGACGGGTACGCTTCGGATCGAGCACGGCAAAGGAAATGAGACGCGGCTGGTGCCGCTCACTCAATCGTCGCAGACAGCCTTGAAGCTCTATCTCGAACAGGCGCGTACCGCTTTTGCATCCCAGCCGGGACAGATCCGCTTGTTCGTCTCGTCGCGTTCGGGCGGGCCGCTGGACGTGGACGACATACGCCGGATCGTCCGCAAATGGACGAAGAACGCCAACATAAAAAGAACGTCACGCCGCACACGATGA
- a CDS encoding tyrosine-type recombinase/integrase produces the protein MDEERQHKKNVTPHTMRHSCATHLLKGRADIRQIQKLLGHRRLSSTEIYTHVELGDLAEVISRCHPREKSGR, from the coding sequence ATGGACGAAGAACGCCAACATAAAAAGAACGTCACGCCGCACACGATGAGGCATTCATGTGCCACCCATCTGCTCAAGGGCAGGGCTGACATACGGCAGATACAGAAGCTTCTCGGACACCGCCGCCTGTCGTCAACCGAGATCTACACGCACGTCGAACTGGGCGATCTGGCTGAGGTCATCAGCCGCTGTCATCCCAGAGAAAAAAGCGGTCGATAA
- a CDS encoding tyrosine-type recombinase/integrase translates to MNKEIEKYLSELEAKGYSKDLRRSSERVLNNLQLYLQEAWLIKRWNEAEETHLNSYLVHLKKYTDQKASSLRQTVSRIRRFFQWLYTSNKVLANIAETFDLPKAGHTLPHVPTEAEISKIIEQCDTDKAIGVRDRSILETLYACGIRHGELYRLNMSDFDGRTLRIREGKGKRERIVP, encoded by the coding sequence GTGAACAAAGAGATCGAAAAATACCTCTCGGAACTCGAAGCCAAAGGCTACTCGAAGGACCTCCGAAGATCGAGCGAGAGAGTGCTGAATAACTTGCAGCTTTACCTGCAGGAAGCCTGGCTGATAAAGCGCTGGAACGAGGCCGAGGAAACGCACCTGAACTCGTACCTTGTTCACCTCAAGAAATACACCGACCAGAAGGCATCATCCTTAAGACAAACCGTGTCGAGGATCAGACGCTTTTTCCAATGGCTTTACACATCGAATAAAGTGCTTGCGAACATCGCCGAGACCTTCGATCTTCCCAAAGCCGGACACACATTGCCGCACGTCCCGACCGAAGCCGAAATATCGAAGATCATCGAGCAATGCGACACCGACAAAGCGATCGGCGTTCGCGATCGCTCCATACTCGAAACCCTATACGCCTGCGGCATCCGTCACGGAGAGCTTTACCGCTTGAATATGAGCGACTTCGACGGCAGGACCTTGCGTATCCGCGAAGGCAAAGGAAAGAGAGAACGCATCGTTCCCTGA
- a CDS encoding tyrosine-type recombinase/integrase, giving the protein MSGAYWGKGRSRKKRPVTNPTALFLSVTGRRLSYPQIWSIVKNASEAAMINATVHTFRHACATHLLRHGASLRHIQKLLGHSSLDTTQIYTQVEISDIKKAVGKATENLRQTSNK; this is encoded by the coding sequence ATGAGCGGAGCCTACTGGGGAAAAGGCCGAAGCCGGAAGAAAAGACCGGTCACGAATCCGACAGCTTTGTTCCTTTCCGTTACGGGCAGGCGCCTCTCGTATCCGCAGATATGGAGCATCGTAAAGAACGCTTCGGAAGCGGCCATGATCAACGCGACGGTCCACACCTTCCGGCACGCCTGCGCGACGCATCTTCTCCGCCACGGAGCGAGCCTCCGCCACATCCAAAAACTGCTCGGACACTCCAGCCTCGACACGACCCAGATCTACACCCAGGTCGAGATCTCGGACATAAAAAAAGCGGTGGGCAAAGCAACTGAAAATCTCCGGCAAACCTCAAACAAATAG